A genome region from Bemisia tabaci chromosome 3, PGI_BMITA_v3 includes the following:
- the LOC109040249 gene encoding protein D1 isoform X1, which produces MAYARNQFLSLMFSVILKPVRVLENQKDEYDQNSLKRAEIIPDVIDFAPEKAIKVIYPNNVVVNFGNNLSQSDISVAPSTVEWSAVGTSLYTLIMTDPDVPCRKHPTQREWVHWLISNIPGNEWKKGSTVCRYINPPKAVDGTRYVFLVYLQPNNQPLQYEDMEKEGSLHRLSFSVREFSKKYSLGEPIAVNFFEIPYNDAEKMEERKRNEQIRHNRRHPPTRTTTPTTTTESYLHLNNPHASW; this is translated from the exons ATGGCCTATGCTCGAAATCAATTCCTTTCACTGATGTTCAGTGTTATACTTAAACCTGTTCGCGTTTTGGAAAACCAGAAAGACGAGTACGACCAAAATTCCTTGAAGAGGGCCGAAATTATTCCCGATGTCATTGACTTTGCACCGGAAAAAGCAATCAAG GTAATATATCCCAACAATGTGGTCGtcaattttggaaataatttaAGTCAAAGTGACATCAGTGTAGCACCATCTACAGTTGAATGGTCTGCTGTTGGGACCTCTTTGTACACTTTAATAATGACAG ATCCGGATGTTCCTTGTCGGAAGCACCCGACGCAGCGAGAATGGGTACATTGGTTGATATCTAACATTCCGGGAAACGAATGGAAGAAGGGGTCGACCGTTTGCCGTTATATCAATCCACCGAAAGCAGTAG ACGGCACTAGATACGTTTTCTTAGTTTATCTACAGCCAAACAACCAACCTCTTCAGTACGAAGACATGGAGAAAGAAGGCAG TTTGCACCGGCTTTCTTTCTCCGTTCgggaattttcaaagaagtattcTCTGGGAGAACCGATAGCTGTGAATTTCTTCGAAATTCCTTACAATGACGcggaaaaaatggaggaaaggAAAAGGAATGAGCAGATCCGACATAACAGAAGACATCCACCAACCAGGACAACTACGCCTACAACTACCACAGAATCTTACTTGCATTTAAATAATCCTCATGCTAGTTGGTAA
- the LOC109040249 gene encoding protein D3 isoform X2 gives MFHKHVTINATIELFVHKYALNYQNSVKRRLSVLQTVTRVIYPNNVVVNFGNNLSQSDISVAPSTVEWSAVGTSLYTLIMTDPDVPCRKHPTQREWVHWLISNIPGNEWKKGSTVCRYINPPKAVDGTRYVFLVYLQPNNQPLQYEDMEKEGSLHRLSFSVREFSKKYSLGEPIAVNFFEIPYNDAEKMEERKRNEQIRHNRRHPPTRTTTPTTTTESYLHLNNPHASW, from the exons ATGTTTCACAAACATGTAACTATTAATGCGACAATTGAGCTTTTCGTTCATAAGTATGCTCTTAATTATCAAAACAGTGTGAAAAGAAGACTTTCTGTATTGCAGACTGTGACTAGG GTAATATATCCCAACAATGTGGTCGtcaattttggaaataatttaAGTCAAAGTGACATCAGTGTAGCACCATCTACAGTTGAATGGTCTGCTGTTGGGACCTCTTTGTACACTTTAATAATGACAG ATCCGGATGTTCCTTGTCGGAAGCACCCGACGCAGCGAGAATGGGTACATTGGTTGATATCTAACATTCCGGGAAACGAATGGAAGAAGGGGTCGACCGTTTGCCGTTATATCAATCCACCGAAAGCAGTAG ACGGCACTAGATACGTTTTCTTAGTTTATCTACAGCCAAACAACCAACCTCTTCAGTACGAAGACATGGAGAAAGAAGGCAG TTTGCACCGGCTTTCTTTCTCCGTTCgggaattttcaaagaagtattcTCTGGGAGAACCGATAGCTGTGAATTTCTTCGAAATTCCTTACAATGACGcggaaaaaatggaggaaaggAAAAGGAATGAGCAGATCCGACATAACAGAAGACATCCACCAACCAGGACAACTACGCCTACAACTACCACAGAATCTTACTTGCATTTAAATAATCCTCATGCTAGTTGGTAA